In one window of Nocardiopsis aegyptia DNA:
- a CDS encoding SGNH/GDSL hydrolase family protein yields MSGLHSDLTQKDIVSYVALGDSFTEGMSDPYPDSDSVPNGRYRGWADRVAEHLARHVGEVRYANLAVRGRLAGQIMTEQVPRAVELAPDLITLCAGGNDIIRPGGDPDATAQILEAGVARLSGTGARLVLFTGFDTGSLSVMRHLRGKVSTYNMHLRAIADRYDCDVVDMWSMRVLADPRAWSWDRLHFSTEGHRRIALRVCEVLGVPVDEDWGAPWPPTEPRDWRSARQEDLHWAREYLVPWIGRRLTGRSSGDGLSAKRPNLEPCSPCE; encoded by the coding sequence ATGAGCGGCTTGCACAGTGATCTGACGCAGAAGGACATCGTGTCCTACGTCGCCCTCGGGGACAGCTTCACCGAGGGTATGAGCGATCCCTACCCCGACAGCGACAGCGTCCCCAACGGCCGCTACCGGGGTTGGGCGGACCGGGTCGCCGAACACCTGGCGCGGCACGTCGGCGAGGTGCGCTACGCCAACCTCGCCGTACGCGGCAGGCTCGCCGGCCAGATCATGACCGAGCAGGTGCCCCGGGCGGTCGAGCTCGCCCCGGACCTGATCACCCTGTGTGCGGGCGGCAACGACATCATCCGTCCCGGCGGCGACCCGGACGCCACCGCCCAGATCCTCGAGGCCGGGGTCGCCCGGCTCAGCGGTACCGGCGCCCGGCTCGTGCTCTTCACCGGCTTCGACACCGGCTCCCTGTCGGTCATGCGCCACCTGCGCGGCAAGGTGTCCACGTACAACATGCACCTGCGCGCCATCGCGGACCGGTACGACTGCGACGTCGTGGACATGTGGAGCATGCGGGTGCTCGCCGACCCGCGCGCGTGGAGCTGGGACCGGCTGCACTTCTCGACCGAGGGGCACCGCCGGATCGCGCTGCGCGTGTGCGAGGTCCTGGGCGTGCCCGTCGACGAGGACTGGGGTGCTCCCTGGCCGCCGACCGAGCCGCGCGACTGGCGGTCGGCCCGGCAGGAGGACCTGCACTGGGCCCGTGAGTATCTGGTGCCGTGGATCGGCCGACGCCTCACCGGACGCTCCTCGGGCGACGGGCTGAGCGCCAAGCGCCCCAACCTGGAGCCCTGCTCGCCCTGCGAGTGA
- the recO gene encoding DNA repair protein RecO: MSLYRDEGVVLRTQKLGEADRIVTLLTRRTGLVRAVGKGVRRTKSRFGARLEPCTHVDVQLHTGRTLDIITQAETLRPYGESVVSDYSRYTAATAMLETAEKIVAVEKDPALRQFLLLIGALRTLGEGSHDSRLVLDAYLLRSLAVAGYTPALGECARCGSRGEHRAFAVHAGGMVCSVCRPHGSVHPSPETPRLMSALLGGDWESADASQDRHRSECSGLVAAYLQWHLENGIRSLRHVERS, encoded by the coding sequence TGCTGACCCGACGCACCGGACTGGTCCGGGCCGTCGGCAAGGGCGTGCGCCGTACCAAGTCGCGGTTCGGCGCCCGTCTGGAACCCTGCACCCACGTGGACGTCCAGCTCCACACCGGCAGGACCCTGGACATCATCACCCAGGCCGAGACGCTGCGCCCCTACGGGGAGTCGGTGGTCTCCGACTACTCCCGGTACACCGCCGCCACCGCCATGCTGGAGACCGCGGAGAAGATCGTGGCCGTGGAGAAGGACCCGGCGCTGCGCCAGTTCCTCCTCCTCATCGGCGCGCTGCGCACCCTGGGGGAGGGGTCGCACGACTCCCGCCTCGTCCTCGACGCCTACCTGCTCCGCTCGCTGGCCGTGGCCGGGTACACCCCCGCCCTGGGGGAGTGCGCGCGCTGCGGCAGCCGGGGGGAGCACCGCGCGTTCGCGGTGCACGCCGGCGGTATGGTCTGCTCGGTGTGCCGTCCGCACGGCTCCGTGCACCCGTCCCCCGAGACGCCGCGACTGATGTCGGCGCTGCTCGGAGGGGACTGGGAGAGCGCGGACGCCAGTCAGGACCGGCATCGCTCCGAGTGCAGTGGGTTGGTCGCGGCCTATCTACAGTGGCACCTGGAGAACGGAATCCGATCACTGCGCCACGTGGAGCGTTCTTGA
- a CDS encoding isoprenyl transferase translates to MSLFNFDADKRRQYAAPVPHPSGARPPELPADLVPRHVAVVMDGNGRWAKERGLPRTEGHKAGESSLFDVIEGALEMGIPNLSAYAFSTENWKRSPDEVRFLMGFNRDTIRNRRDELHARGVRIKWAGRAGMLWKSVIKELQEAEELSKDNTRMTLQFCVNYGGRAEIADAARELARQAAAGRISPEKITEDAIARHMYVPDMPDVDLFVRSSGEQRTSNFLLWQSAYAEFVFLDALWPDFDRRDLWRACEIYASRDRRYGGAVPNPVGNPVGESVSEEEK, encoded by the coding sequence TTGAGCCTGTTCAACTTCGACGCCGACAAGCGGCGGCAGTACGCCGCGCCCGTCCCGCACCCCAGCGGGGCGCGACCGCCGGAGCTGCCCGCCGACCTCGTGCCCCGGCACGTGGCCGTGGTCATGGACGGCAACGGCCGCTGGGCCAAGGAACGCGGGCTGCCGCGCACCGAGGGCCACAAGGCGGGGGAGTCCTCCCTCTTCGACGTGATCGAGGGCGCCCTGGAGATGGGCATCCCCAACCTGTCGGCGTACGCCTTCTCCACGGAGAACTGGAAGCGCTCGCCCGACGAGGTGCGCTTCCTCATGGGGTTCAACCGCGACACCATCCGCAACCGCCGCGACGAGCTGCACGCCCGCGGCGTGCGCATCAAGTGGGCCGGGCGCGCCGGGATGCTGTGGAAGAGCGTCATCAAGGAACTCCAGGAGGCCGAGGAGCTGTCCAAGGACAACACCCGGATGACCCTGCAGTTCTGCGTGAACTACGGCGGACGCGCGGAGATCGCCGACGCCGCCCGTGAACTGGCGCGCCAGGCCGCGGCGGGGCGTATCTCCCCGGAGAAGATCACCGAGGACGCCATCGCCCGCCACATGTACGTGCCGGACATGCCGGACGTGGACCTCTTCGTGCGCTCCTCGGGCGAGCAGCGCACGTCCAACTTCCTGCTCTGGCAGTCCGCCTACGCCGAGTTCGTGTTCCTCGACGCCCTCTGGCCCGACTTCGACCGCCGCGACCTGTGGCGGGCCTGTGAGATCTACGCCAGCCGGGACCGCCGCTACGGCGGCGCCGTGCCCAATCCGGTGGGGAACCCTGTGGGCGAGTCCGTTTCGGAAGAGGAGAAGTGA
- a CDS encoding CDP-glycerol glycerophosphotransferase family protein encodes MPEPTVIVTFDVTEPHLQYCLDSLARQRDGGGDTAPDPVPGFEVVLVPVRAAAGADSRTGPSEASSDDHSADHSGDDDGAEEGEAAERAEDSDHGDETVEDTREDALAVAAAFAAAPPSGLAVVLADTDPAPDRPSARVRGAAAASGTHLLFLDGGDALTGYAVSYLVDSAADTRSDLVVGNVHRFSELGAHPSSFHRKLCGKHRMAEDPRAIPALASDSALGNKLWLREFWNSLTDHGLAPEDADLGLRRAALAAAAVDVLPAPVLLKRQRESDPVPLGREALTRRLRAMGVLAASLSTADRRLWDRPLLQGELRRLLLRLDDADEEVRELVLDLLNAYLDHVSPRLLRGLGVLDRLLYHLVRKRRVDDLLEVATFAKSVEIKKANVVRRGLGYYIRYPFFDATDPAKAVPREVYRLDDELRVRQKTEDVHWKDGRLHISGRVGIRHLRARKRWQQHVVAFAVNTSTRRRVRLPVHTRLAAEYRLPDLVDAARHDYGGFTVILDPRRLRSGGRWEPGDWKVELVVVNRGLARRRIIGNPVAGPPERPGYQQVDEDLWIRPRWNRDRHLVVGVEPSRARITEHRYDARTGELELEGELVSAPAARATELRLTRRPGTAVLHYPLTVHGGRISARVRAADLLDRSVSECGGVVRQEVWDARLVTPDQESVAPVLPDTVHGGTYAAEGSHRELAVQRTPTGHLALRAGHARPVVDQAVWEGRRLVLSGDFTAEAELRLVVRAQGRDEEHRLEVERSGSRFTAEFAPADVPTLSGELSLAAGGYQLWGRVLDSDGAGSTDVGVEFAEDLIAHLPLALQTSERTYTLSYKGHGLPILRVGTDLHPAERGAFAQRELRETFYPAQRLEPVVDGVLFDTYTGRQYSDSPQSIYAELRGRERWADYPMSWLVADGQVRPPADLSPVRHRGREYYEALARSRYLVTNSRQPVWFDRRPDQVVVQTWHGSMLKRIGFDIENIRGKSRDYFDMLAWETRQWDYLVSPSPWATPILRSAFRFEGEILETGYPRNDIFFSPDTEAVAERTRRRLGLPEGKKVVLYAPTWRDDKYYTRGKHKLDLHLDLQRMYEKLGDDHVLLVRRHPRVVDSVPIVGKDFVHDVSLYPEIMELFLVTDVLITDYSSMMFDFANTGRPMLFFTYDLESYRDNLRGFYFDFEETAPGPLLTRSDDVIGALQDIDRVAEEHQGTYRAFVDQFCPLDDGHAAERVVDRVFGKD; translated from the coding sequence GTGCCCGAACCCACAGTCATCGTGACGTTCGACGTCACCGAGCCCCATCTGCAGTACTGCCTCGACTCCCTGGCGCGCCAGCGTGACGGGGGCGGCGACACCGCGCCCGACCCGGTGCCGGGATTCGAGGTCGTCCTCGTCCCGGTCCGTGCCGCGGCCGGCGCCGACTCCCGCACCGGCCCCTCCGAGGCCTCCTCCGACGACCACTCGGCCGACCACTCCGGGGACGACGACGGCGCGGAGGAGGGCGAGGCCGCCGAACGGGCCGAGGACAGCGACCACGGCGACGAGACCGTCGAGGACACCCGTGAGGACGCCCTGGCCGTCGCCGCCGCCTTCGCCGCCGCTCCGCCGTCCGGACTGGCCGTCGTGCTCGCCGACACCGATCCCGCGCCGGACCGCCCCTCGGCGCGCGTGCGCGGTGCCGCCGCGGCCTCGGGCACCCACCTGCTCTTCCTCGACGGCGGTGACGCGCTGACCGGGTACGCGGTGTCCTACCTGGTCGACAGCGCCGCGGACACCCGCTCGGACCTGGTCGTGGGCAACGTCCACCGCTTCAGCGAGCTCGGCGCGCACCCGTCGTCCTTCCACCGCAAGCTCTGCGGCAAGCACCGCATGGCGGAGGACCCCCGCGCCATCCCCGCACTGGCGTCGGACTCCGCTCTGGGCAACAAGCTCTGGCTCCGGGAGTTCTGGAACTCGCTGACCGACCACGGACTCGCCCCCGAGGACGCCGATCTCGGCCTGCGACGCGCCGCCCTGGCGGCCGCCGCCGTCGACGTCCTGCCGGCGCCCGTGCTGCTCAAGCGCCAGCGCGAGTCCGACCCCGTCCCCCTGGGACGGGAGGCCCTCACCCGCCGCCTCCGGGCCATGGGCGTCCTGGCCGCGAGCCTGAGCACCGCCGACCGGCGGCTCTGGGACCGCCCCCTCCTCCAGGGCGAGCTCCGCCGGCTGCTGCTGCGCCTCGACGACGCCGACGAGGAGGTCCGCGAGCTCGTCCTGGACCTGCTCAACGCCTACCTGGACCACGTGTCCCCGCGCCTGCTGCGCGGCCTGGGCGTCCTGGACCGCCTCCTGTACCACCTCGTGCGCAAGCGGCGCGTGGACGACCTCCTGGAGGTGGCGACCTTCGCCAAGAGCGTCGAGATCAAGAAGGCGAACGTGGTCCGGCGCGGCCTCGGCTACTACATCCGCTACCCCTTCTTCGACGCCACCGACCCCGCCAAGGCCGTGCCGCGCGAGGTCTACCGCCTCGACGACGAGCTCAGGGTCCGCCAGAAGACCGAGGACGTCCACTGGAAGGACGGCCGCCTGCACATCAGCGGCCGCGTCGGCATCCGGCACCTGCGCGCCCGCAAGCGCTGGCAGCAGCACGTGGTCGCGTTCGCCGTCAATACCTCCACCCGCCGCCGGGTCAGACTCCCCGTGCACACGCGCCTGGCCGCCGAGTACCGCCTCCCCGACCTGGTGGACGCCGCCCGCCACGACTACGGCGGGTTCACGGTCATCCTCGACCCCCGCCGCCTGCGTTCGGGCGGGCGCTGGGAGCCCGGCGACTGGAAGGTCGAGCTGGTGGTGGTCAACCGCGGCCTGGCCCGCCGCAGGATCATCGGCAACCCGGTCGCCGGACCGCCGGAGCGGCCCGGGTACCAGCAGGTGGACGAGGACCTGTGGATCCGGCCCCGCTGGAACCGGGACCGCCACCTGGTCGTCGGCGTCGAGCCCTCCCGCGCACGGATCACCGAGCACCGCTACGACGCCCGCACGGGGGAGCTCGAACTGGAGGGCGAACTGGTGTCGGCGCCCGCGGCCCGGGCCACCGAGCTGCGCCTGACCCGTCGGCCCGGCACCGCGGTGCTGCACTACCCGCTGACGGTGCACGGCGGGCGGATCAGCGCCCGCGTGCGCGCGGCCGATCTGCTCGACCGCAGCGTCTCCGAGTGCGGCGGCGTCGTCCGCCAGGAGGTGTGGGACGCCCGTCTGGTCACACCCGACCAGGAGAGCGTCGCGCCGGTCCTGCCGGACACCGTCCACGGCGGCACCTACGCCGCCGAGGGCTCCCACCGGGAGCTGGCCGTGCAGCGCACGCCGACCGGCCACCTCGCCCTGCGCGCGGGACACGCGCGCCCGGTGGTCGACCAGGCCGTCTGGGAGGGGCGCCGGCTTGTGCTCAGCGGCGACTTCACCGCCGAGGCCGAGCTGCGGCTCGTGGTCAGGGCCCAGGGACGCGACGAGGAGCACCGGCTGGAGGTGGAGCGTTCCGGAAGCCGCTTCACCGCCGAGTTCGCGCCCGCCGACGTCCCCACCCTGTCCGGTGAGCTCTCCCTGGCCGCGGGCGGCTACCAGCTGTGGGGGCGGGTGCTCGACTCCGACGGAGCGGGCTCCACCGACGTGGGCGTGGAGTTCGCCGAGGACCTGATCGCCCACCTGCCGCTGGCGCTGCAGACCTCCGAGCGCACCTACACGCTCTCCTACAAGGGTCACGGCCTGCCGATCCTGCGGGTCGGGACCGACCTGCACCCGGCCGAGCGCGGCGCCTTCGCCCAGCGCGAGCTGCGCGAGACCTTCTACCCGGCCCAGCGGCTGGAGCCGGTCGTGGACGGCGTCCTGTTCGACACCTACACCGGCCGCCAGTACTCCGACAGTCCGCAGAGCATCTACGCCGAGCTGCGCGGGCGCGAGCGCTGGGCCGACTACCCGATGTCCTGGCTGGTCGCCGACGGGCAGGTTCGCCCGCCCGCGGACCTGTCCCCCGTGCGCCACCGGGGCCGCGAGTACTACGAGGCCCTGGCCCGAAGCCGCTACCTGGTGACCAACTCGCGCCAGCCGGTGTGGTTCGACCGCCGTCCCGACCAGGTGGTCGTGCAGACCTGGCACGGGTCGATGCTCAAGCGGATCGGCTTCGACATCGAGAACATCCGGGGCAAGTCGCGCGATTACTTCGACATGCTCGCGTGGGAGACCCGGCAGTGGGACTACCTCGTCTCGCCGAGCCCCTGGGCCACGCCCATCCTGCGCAGCGCCTTCCGCTTCGAGGGCGAGATCCTGGAGACCGGCTACCCGCGCAACGACATCTTCTTCTCGCCCGACACGGAGGCCGTCGCCGAGCGCACGCGGCGCCGCCTCGGCCTGCCCGAGGGCAAGAAGGTCGTGCTCTACGCGCCCACCTGGCGCGACGACAAGTACTACACGCGCGGCAAGCACAAGCTGGACCTGCACCTGGACCTGCAGCGGATGTACGAGAAGCTGGGCGACGACCACGTCCTGCTGGTCCGCCGCCACCCCAGGGTCGTGGACAGCGTCCCGATCGTGGGGAAGGACTTCGTCCACGACGTGTCCCTCTACCCGGAGATCATGGAGCTGTTCCTGGTCACCGACGTCCTCATCACCGACTACTCGTCGATGATGTTCGACTTCGCCAACACCGGCCGGCCCATGCTGTTCTTCACCTACGACCTGGAGAGCTACCGGGACAACCTGCGCGGGTTCTACTTCGACTTCGAGGAGACCGCGCCGGGACCGCTGCTGACCCGCTCCGACGACGTCATCGGCGCCCTGCAGGACATCGACCGCGTCGCCGAGGAGCACCAGGGCACCTACCGGGCGTTCGTCGACCAGTTCTGCCCCCTGGACGACGGCCACGCCGCGGAGCGCGTCGTGGACCGGGTCTTCGGCAAGGACTGA
- a CDS encoding Fur family transcriptional regulator gives MSTRREAVRQTLSESSGFRSAQDLYADLRADGSKIGLTTVYRALQALSDSGEIDVLRNDDGEAVYRACGTETHHHHLVCRVCGTAVEIEGPTVESWAAETGAKHGFTDVTHTVEVFGTCPRCSS, from the coding sequence ATGAGTACACGACGCGAGGCCGTTCGCCAGACACTGTCCGAGTCCTCCGGTTTCCGCAGCGCCCAGGACCTGTACGCGGACCTGCGGGCCGATGGTTCCAAGATCGGCCTGACCACGGTCTACCGCGCCCTGCAGGCGCTGAGCGACTCCGGCGAGATCGACGTCCTGCGCAACGACGACGGCGAGGCCGTCTACCGCGCCTGCGGAACGGAGACCCATCACCACCACCTGGTGTGCCGGGTGTGCGGCACCGCGGTGGAGATCGAGGGCCCCACGGTCGAGTCCTGGGCGGCCGAGACCGGCGCCAAGCACGGGTTCACCGACGTGACGCACACCGTCGAGGTGTTCGGCACCTGCCCGCGCTGCTCGTCCTGA
- a CDS encoding SGNH/GDSL hydrolase family protein, protein MSLVSVGDSFTEGVGDPYPATVPGAVPGAGVDAAETVVFRGWADRLAEHLADHLGEIRYANLAVRGKLMRQIVTDQVPAALEMAPDLVTLCAGGNDLLRPAGDPERMAKVLDRTVARLRAQGSQVVLFTGVNVSTGYMRGTIGLFARYYMNVRAIADKYDCFLVDQWSMGVLTDSRAWDDDRLHMSPEGHRRLALRVAEVLGVPTAERWDAPWPETAPVSWTQARREDLTWVRESLGPWIGRRLTGRSSGDTVTAKRPELTPLTKDRS, encoded by the coding sequence ATGTCGCTGGTGTCGGTGGGGGACAGCTTCACCGAGGGCGTGGGCGACCCCTACCCCGCGACCGTGCCCGGGGCCGTCCCGGGCGCCGGCGTGGACGCGGCGGAGACCGTGGTCTTCCGCGGCTGGGCCGACCGCCTCGCCGAGCACCTGGCCGACCACCTCGGCGAGATCCGCTACGCCAACCTGGCCGTGCGCGGCAAGCTCATGCGCCAGATCGTCACCGACCAGGTCCCGGCCGCCCTGGAGATGGCCCCTGACCTGGTCACCCTGTGCGCGGGCGGCAACGATCTGCTGCGCCCGGCCGGCGACCCGGAGCGGATGGCGAAGGTCCTGGACCGCACGGTGGCCCGCCTGCGCGCCCAGGGCAGCCAGGTCGTGCTCTTCACCGGGGTCAACGTCTCCACCGGCTACATGCGCGGCACCATCGGCCTGTTCGCCCGCTACTACATGAACGTGCGCGCCATCGCCGACAAGTACGACTGCTTCCTCGTCGACCAGTGGTCGATGGGCGTCCTCACCGATTCCCGTGCCTGGGACGACGACCGGCTGCACATGTCGCCGGAGGGCCACCGCCGGCTGGCGCTGCGCGTCGCCGAGGTGCTGGGCGTGCCCACCGCCGAGCGCTGGGACGCGCCCTGGCCGGAGACGGCGCCGGTGAGCTGGACCCAGGCGCGCCGGGAGGACCTGACGTGGGTCCGCGAGTCCCTCGGGCCGTGGATCGGACGCCGTCTGACCGGTCGCTCCTCCGGTGACACGGTTACCGCCAAGCGCCCGGAGCTCACCCCGCTCACCAAGGACCGGAGCTGA
- a CDS encoding DUF6703 family protein, which translates to MAPPEHGDEQRPVPGRPLPDGDEFYTPGAGPLRAAVERRSAVPLVWLHQLPRWLPPLVLGALFIAGLMAPGLVGGLCLLVVAVFFSWLAFLTWPSLDRRQRVPRVIMVVVVLVLTVARFLGF; encoded by the coding sequence ATGGCCCCTCCCGAACACGGCGATGAACAGCGGCCCGTCCCCGGCCGCCCCCTCCCCGACGGCGACGAGTTCTACACCCCCGGTGCCGGCCCGCTGCGCGCGGCCGTGGAACGGCGCAGCGCCGTTCCCCTCGTGTGGCTGCACCAGCTGCCGCGATGGCTGCCGCCTCTGGTGCTGGGCGCCCTGTTCATCGCGGGCCTGATGGCACCGGGACTGGTGGGCGGGCTGTGCCTGCTCGTGGTCGCGGTGTTCTTCTCCTGGCTGGCGTTCCTGACCTGGCCCTCGCTGGACCGCCGGCAGCGGGTGCCGCGCGTGATCATGGTGGTGGTCGTGCTGGTGCTGACGGTCGCGCGCTTCCTGGGGTTCTGA
- a CDS encoding metal ABC transporter permease: protein MTELLQYEFMRRALLAAVLVGLVTPIIGTFLVQRRLALLGDGIGHVALTGVALGLLTSTSPVLTAAVVATLGAILMEAVRVRTRASGEVALALLFYGGIAGGVLLIGLTPGASNATLTAYLFGSVSTVEEQDIWVVAVLAAAVVAVVAVFGRQLFVLCQDEDVARAHGLPVRFLSILLAVTAALTVVIAMRVVGLLMVSALMIVPVAAAQQLTRSFRVTMGLAVAIGLVASVGGLSTAFYSDLAPGATIVLIALAVFCVAVAAAGFARRRGRRRTAAPRRPEGPLETDTMPQTARGG, encoded by the coding sequence GTGACTGAACTGCTCCAGTACGAGTTCATGCGCCGCGCCCTGCTCGCCGCCGTACTGGTCGGGCTCGTCACCCCGATCATCGGCACCTTCCTCGTCCAGCGCCGCCTGGCGCTGCTGGGCGACGGCATCGGCCACGTCGCCCTGACCGGCGTGGCTCTGGGCCTGCTGACCAGCACCTCCCCGGTCCTGACCGCCGCCGTGGTGGCCACCCTGGGCGCCATCCTCATGGAGGCGGTGCGGGTGCGCACCCGCGCCAGCGGAGAGGTCGCCCTGGCGCTGCTGTTCTACGGCGGCATCGCCGGCGGCGTCCTGCTCATCGGGCTCACCCCCGGTGCCAGCAACGCCACGCTGACCGCCTACCTGTTCGGTTCGGTGAGCACCGTGGAGGAGCAGGACATCTGGGTGGTGGCCGTGCTGGCCGCCGCCGTGGTCGCGGTGGTGGCGGTGTTCGGCCGCCAGCTCTTCGTCCTGTGCCAGGACGAGGACGTCGCCCGCGCGCACGGACTGCCGGTGCGCTTCCTGAGCATCCTGCTGGCGGTCACCGCCGCGCTGACCGTCGTCATCGCGATGCGGGTGGTGGGCCTGCTGATGGTCAGCGCGCTGATGATCGTGCCCGTGGCCGCCGCACAACAGCTGACCAGGAGTTTCCGGGTGACGATGGGCCTGGCCGTGGCCATCGGCCTCGTCGCTTCGGTGGGCGGGCTGTCCACGGCCTTCTACTCCGACCTGGCACCGGGAGCGACGATCGTGCTGATCGCGCTGGCCGTGTTCTGCGTGGCCGTCGCCGCCGCTGGGTTCGCCCGCCGACGGGGACGGCGCCGGACCGCAGCCCCCCGGCGACCGGAAGGGCCGCTCGAGACCGATACGATGCCCCAGACCGCGCGGGGAGGATGA
- a CDS encoding metal ABC transporter ATP-binding protein, whose protein sequence is MSDQFTGTAAGDPDAPPAFRITDAVVGYDGTPVLDGVDLDIPAGQTIAVMGPNGSGKSTLMRAMLGIAPLSAGRILVHGTPLRRFRDWRRIGYVPQRLTAGGAVPATVREIVASGQVAARRLLSLPTRADRAAIDEALETVGLTDRARDSVRELSGGQQQRVLIARALAGRPDTFVMDEPMAGVDAENQRELARTIDHLRGTGATVVLVLHELGPLEDVIERAVVLDGGRIGHDGRRAPAATGECARPGHEHQHPHPDPNDPDPRAAGTEPAAADLIRLEVPGRD, encoded by the coding sequence GTGTCTGACCAGTTCACGGGGACCGCGGCCGGCGATCCCGACGCACCGCCCGCCTTCCGGATCACCGACGCCGTCGTGGGCTACGACGGCACGCCGGTGCTCGACGGCGTGGACCTCGACATCCCCGCGGGACAGACGATCGCCGTCATGGGCCCCAACGGGTCGGGCAAGTCCACGCTCATGCGCGCGATGCTCGGCATCGCTCCGCTCTCCGCCGGGCGGATCCTGGTCCACGGGACGCCGCTGCGGCGCTTCCGCGACTGGCGCCGCATCGGCTACGTACCCCAGCGCCTCACCGCCGGAGGCGCGGTCCCGGCCACGGTCCGCGAGATCGTCGCCTCGGGCCAGGTCGCCGCGCGCCGCCTGCTGTCCCTGCCCACCCGCGCCGACCGGGCCGCCATCGACGAGGCGCTGGAGACCGTCGGGCTGACCGACCGGGCGCGCGACTCCGTCCGCGAGCTCTCCGGCGGCCAACAGCAGCGCGTACTCATCGCCCGTGCGCTCGCCGGGCGCCCCGACACCTTCGTCATGGACGAGCCCATGGCCGGTGTCGACGCCGAGAACCAGCGGGAACTGGCACGCACCATCGACCACCTGCGCGGCACAGGGGCCACGGTCGTCCTGGTCCTGCACGAGCTGGGCCCGCTGGAGGACGTGATCGAGCGGGCCGTCGTCCTGGACGGCGGCCGGATCGGGCACGACGGCCGCCGCGCGCCCGCCGCCACCGGCGAGTGCGCACGCCCCGGGCACGAGCACCAGCACCCCCACCCCGACCCCAACGACCCCGACCCGCGGGCGGCCGGCACGGAGCCCGCGGCCGCGGACCTGATCCGACTCGAGGTGCCCGGCCGTGACTGA
- a CDS encoding VOC family protein has protein sequence MGRLVHAEITVDDLDRAARFYASAFDWTSAPSPFVDGYRTVDTGPGEGIDCALMSRAHQSQAAVVWLEVEDMDAALERVAAAGGTADHPVHDLPGRGRVAYVNDSEGNLLGLKEPPR, from the coding sequence TTGGGACGCCTCGTCCACGCCGAGATCACCGTCGACGACCTCGACCGCGCCGCCCGCTTCTACGCGAGCGCCTTCGACTGGACGAGCGCGCCCTCGCCGTTCGTCGACGGCTACCGCACGGTCGACACGGGTCCGGGTGAGGGGATCGACTGCGCGCTGATGAGTCGCGCGCACCAGAGCCAGGCCGCCGTGGTGTGGCTGGAGGTCGAGGACATGGACGCGGCGCTGGAACGCGTCGCCGCCGCGGGCGGAACGGCCGACCACCCCGTCCACGACCTGCCCGGCCGGGGCCGGGTGGCCTACGTCAACGACAGCGAGGGCAACCTGCTCGGCCTCAAGGAGCCGCCGCGCTAG